The region TCCTTGtatttgttttgctccatttaacttCGTCTTTATACAATCACATAGAcgtgggtccagtgctgtgattggagacacTCAGAAAAGGGGGCGGAACAATTCTAAAGTGCAGGCGATCTATGTATAAAGCAGTGCAAGGACACTTCAGATCTCCAAGGAAATGTGCACATGCCTTGAAAAAGTGATTAGTCCCCTGTAACAAAATTTCTACAAGGAAAATGGCATTTTTCTGCAGGTTGTACTGTGCAGTTCTTATATTTGGGTTGAGTTTAGCACTTATAATCATAAATATACACCACATATTAGGTTTTTATTGAAACACATTGTGCATTAAAATCTACAGCGACATATTTGTTCACTAGAGGATGTGTTTACCCTACACTATATAGCCAAAATCTTTGATTTATAACCCTATAGTCTCTGCAAAACATTTAATATGGCAccttaatttatgcacagaaaTATACATTGATGAGAAATTCCAgaataaaatacttttattgTCTAGTTCataatattttcatataatttATATGTTATAACTGAACCAAATAAGAACAAATCTGAACCCCTTGAACCCCAGGCTTCTACTTCAATATGTAGATATTTTCAAGAATAAAAATTACAAGGATGGACCTCGTTCAAATCCTTAGTGTTTTTAAGTGGTTTATGTGACTCCAAacgttaatgtgtgtgtgtgtgtgtgtcctaaaCCCTATTTATTATGTATATGAATGATTCAGGTAGTCCCGTCCCTCTCTGCCTCTTCACTTTAAGAGTTGCATAGCAACGGAAAGACTATACCCCAGCACCTGAAAGCTACAAGTGGACAATGGCCTAACTTTTACACACTTACAGAGAGTAACACACGTTTACGCTCTGACCGCTCAATGCgcactttttgttttatttgcagCGACATTGTGGACGTGATTCTGAGCAATGTCTAAACAGCCATCAACGAATGTCAAAGCCCTGCAGgtgagcactgtgtgtgtgtgtgtgtgtccgtgtccTCATTATTTTATACAATTCATTCTATTCAAGTTTATTAGTGTGAATACTTACAGTAGACTGTTAGAATTCCATAGAATGTTTCTTTAATGGAGTTTCACTAATGGAATACCCCGCCCCCTTCTGACCCTGCCATtctaataattttataataataataataataataataaataataataataataaataaaaaaaataattttgttttcatatttttgtgtatatatatacttactttgtgtaaaatatattttgattgattttttaaTGCAGACACTCTTGTACACTCAGTGTAAACAGCCTGCAGATTTACTCCTCCTCATGCGTTATTCACCAAAGAAACCCAAAGACACATctactttttaataatttaatcagAAAAGAAAGTTCCATTGTGGACATGGAGTTATTACcgtaaaaacacatttcaaatgCACATGGCATTACAGTAGTGTTTCACAATTCACATCAAGCCCAATGATGTACAGAAAATACATACAGAGTGGTGCCCATGCTTTTTCGGtctgttttaatatttatttatatatatactctaACTGCAAATCTCTCCACTGCCTCAAACATTCTGATAAACACACTGcgtataaaaataaacagtcacGCACACTGTAGTTAAAGTTCCTCTGAGAACTGACCACTGATTCACTACTGCCCACCACTGTGCAGAACTGAGAGAAGGACAGAACatagaaaaatagagagagagagagagagagagcgaaggaagaggagaaacagagagaattaaaagaaaaacaaatggcaaataagatagaaagatagagagacatTAAGAGGAAACAAATAGTAAAGCAGAAAACAATGACATAGGCAGGAAAGATATGATGGGCAAAAAACAAAGGAGATTCAGAGTGACAGGGAAGGAGGGGATAGGAGACAGAGGGACTGAAGGAAGCTGAAAGAGTGGGAGATAAAAAGGAACAAAGAGcaagacagaaaagaaagaggatAATATAaactgaaagaaagagaagataAAACGAGTGGTAGAAAGTAAGAAAAAAGTAGAATGGGAGAGAAGGACtagaatgagagggagagagagagagagagacagagataaagagtgagagaattaGGAGCTATAGTGTTCTTATTAGACTTCAGCACAGCACAGATAGAACAGCTCACATACAAACATTAAACACCGCAGCCAAAAATAGACGCCTTTACTCTTTCCATAAAAACTCTCCATATACAGAATAATCTATAAAAAGCCCAGCCCAGCGTACTCTGTGGAGACATCCTGTCCGGTTACAGGGGCATGGACTGGGAGGAGGACCAGCCATGCGCACAGAGAGGAAGAGCGGATGGTCACTAAAGCACAGTCAGGCAGAGAGGCCGGGGACCTCTGAGCAGTTTCACTGTTGTTAGTGTGATCGGTACGTTTCGAAGCTGAGAGTGTGAGGTCCAGTCGTTACGAAGCTCAACAGCAGCAAACTGGGACATAAACCAGGAGCTGGAGGTCAATCAGAGGAGCATCAGGGATAACAACACATTTAACCCGTAGAAATACAGGGGCTGGATACACACGTGTTACAAGGAAGGAAGTCTTGTTAGATGTGCTCTTCTTCTGATGTTATTCTTCAAAActcttcagtttaaaaaaaacaacaacaaaaaaacaaaaaacaaaacaaaacaaaaaaacatctcCCTTAAGAACAATTCGTTTTCGATTTAACAGAACAAAGCAAATAAAGTTGAATccaaattaaaattattatattatgacctttttaattcagattaacCGTTATTTACATTGTTCAGTTTATGACGCACAGCATAAAAGCTACATTACAAAAAGCTGCCTTCAGAAAACAATGAAGAAgaaaacaatggaaaaaattGTTAGAATATTTGAGAATATCCTATTTGAAAGTATATTTGAGTTTTATATATTCGAATCAAATTTTTCTAATGCATCTTAAGGTTTTTCTTATGAAAGCTTTTGTGAATCCAGTCCCaggttttacttttattttgctgCTATGCAAATATTATCATGtatgtatttaatttcataACAGGATAAGCGGatagttattttacatttaatttacattctctttctctatgGACAAGTCAGAGTTTGTATTTTAGTTGCTTTTTCCCTGTGTTTTGATATTGGGCGAAGATAAATTTGCAAAGGTAGCTTCTGAAAAACAAGATAATACAAAAGATACATAACTTCTTATCAAATACAAATCCTTATTCGATATCTCCTCTTCCACTGACAGACACAGACTTTATGTCGAGTTTAGAGTCCACACTTTTGACAGGactttttttcttgctttagTTATCACCAGTCAGCAAACCTGGAATGTCTAGGGGTTACATGTGAATAGATAGAAAATGCAAGTTAAAAAGCATCAAACCAATTACAGAGAAAAGACATAATGGATAGAATCGTTAGAAAAGCTTGTACCAGCATTTTTCTAAGTGCCCTTTTGCACTGAGTACATTTTCAGGTTCTTAATTCAACAGATTGGCCACGCATGCTGTTTTCAGAGCTGATGCTGTAGTAATACTCTTGTTTCAGTGTTAAATTTTAGTTGGAAACGAAGTGTTAAACGAGGTTAGTCCGCCTGTGGCATCTACAAGCACACAGCCAAGTATACACTGCCACTGCTTAGGTTTTCAGAAGCTTATGGTTTCTCATTGTCAGAGATGTAAGGTTTTGTACATCAGAAACAAATCAAAGAGCCAGGACACATTagtgggtctgtcccaaaacctagtgagctgcctagaTCAGCACTGACTACGTAGACAAGTAGAAAGCGTTAAGTAGAAAGCGTTCTAACGGTCGTCTATCCTTATGAGGCAGATTAGCGATTGCGTCACGGCTTGTTCCCGCCCACCGCGCGCAACCGGTGTTTACTCACCTCAACGGCTAGTTTCGCCTCAGCGTTTCAGCGCGGTGGATTCTAAGCTTCCTGTTTTTGCTCGGAGAGAAGAGCGAAATGGACAGAAGTTGTTCTGGCGTTGCATCCTGGGATTGCCTTCGCGGCTAAGGAAGGGTTCAATGATGCTTTACAATTCAGCCAAATTAAGATATCTTAGTAGACATCATGGAACATATCTGAcacttctgaaatcaagaggtTCAGTAAGATGTGCTGCACTATCAGCCACTTTAACcttagtgaagtcaggtgcCGATGCTGGATGATAAAGTTGGTTGAAACAGAATAGAAACTGGGCTTTGCATAAAAGTGGCATATTCTAATTGTGTTCTCGGTTGAGGATCTGGTAGCATTTTCACTTAGAACATCTACTAAACATGTCTCtaccaaagaaagaaagaaaaaggcaaTACCAACAGCCTTCTGCAGGACCCTTTATGTAGCGATAAAAAGCCTGACTCTTAGTGCTCTGTGCATCTGACTGCTCATTTTCATAGAAGTGCTTTGCTGTTTGTGGAAAGTCTTGATCTCCAGGAGGATGAAAGAAGGCCGGTGTGTGGAGCTGAGGGATCTTTTTCTAAAGGCTCACAATGCACCACTACAGCAGCTGTTAAAAGAGCAATACGCtattttctccaatgattcttTTACATGTTATGAAACACTTTACACACTGGCACCTTGTGGCCAGGTTATATTTTACAGATTCTGTAATAGACTTGTTTCATACATGGCTGaccccatgtgggggacccgctctgtggagcataaactgattcattcatGGACTAAGCAGTTTGATTCCTTAtctaatgtcagtgtaaataaaatatgtaaaaacaaaaacagtcacTTGCATGTCTATATTGCTGAATAGTTTTTGATGGTAAAAATGATGGATTGCTCCTTTTAATACAACTGCACTAGGCTAGTTAGGCTAGTCTGTTGCTCCCTGACTGACGATCCAGGTGGAGACTGTTTGTTTGGGGTTTATGTGTTTTCCAAAAGCGTTTGTCTCCTGTGACATCTGTGAACACAGAGCCAATTTAGCTCCACTATTGGCTAGGCCTttaggagctgaactgaaggcttTGCATGTTAAATTAAACATAGCCTTAATCCAAAGCTTGCTGCTCCCTGATTGACCTTCCAGATGTAGTCCGTTAGCTGTGGTTTTGTGTTGTTGGTCTAAGCTTGATCTCTGTATGAATGTTGCTGCTGTGGTGAAGACCGTCTCATTGGCACTTGTCCATGTCTGTCTTAAAGGCCAACCTCAATATTCCGATGGGAGCTCTGCGTCCGGGGGCGGGGCATCCTgtgaagaggagagaggagacagtggactCAGAGGAGGTCGGGAATTTAATCCCATCCAACACACTTACACAATCACATAACCTACATCCTACTGAACTGAACAGATTATTAAACCTCACCAAATCTGTTTCTATGTCCGTAGCAATGATGACCAAAAtcaaaattttatatatttgacCAAGCAGGCACCGGCAGTGTCCCCTGAGGAGAAGAAACCCCTGCCCGGTGCTGTGAAACTGCCCGGTCCAGCTGTCAACCTCTCAGAGATCCAGAACGTCAAGAACGAGCTTAGATGGGTCACCAAagactaaacacacactctcacacacaggtaCACTCTACAAAAACCCTTAATTATGTCTTGTTTGTGTAATTAATATAATGGAATAAATATAGTCATAATATCATAACATTGTCATTACAATACCAAcaattgctgttgtttttagtACCGTTGACATAAAATAACATACATACCTTAGTAATCTCCTTGGATACAGCAGCTTTAACTCTTAGAGCAATAAATCTAGAATCCCCAAACTTTGCAGGATCGTAGACCTTGCGCCTGTATAATGTGCCTCTGCTTTTCTAATTCTGTGTTTGAAGCGTGTGACTGTGAAACAGTCGGCGTTAATGTTTTGGAGCcgcagcaacacacactcagtttttGCAGGAACTGCACATTCCAGTTATCATTGTTTATTACATTAAAGAATAAAACCTGTTATCAGCTGAAAAACAAGGCACACACTCACTTAAGTAGCCTTTACTGTAATAAATGAcaatttaaaactatttttttattattaattttatgtcacacacacattatatatatctCCATAGAATGAACCTGGTAATTGTATAACGTTAAATATAAAGATAGTATGTAATACATTCATTTGTTACATAATAGCATTTAAACTGTTGTTATtatgaatataattttaatgcttacttattttctgttttttttatattattattattatttttattattattggtgaGGAAATGTGTATACAGTCTGTCACACACAGAGCAAGGTCAGAATAAAGGACACCCTATTTTCTAAGTGTGTCAGTGCAGTATAATAGCTGCTTGTTGTTTTTGCCTGTGCCCACTGGGGGTCAGCAGCTCCAACTGGTCAGTAATGAGAGTTAATACTAGGAGAGCTGGACATGTGTTAAAGGGGGTGAAGCTGAATCACGGTCTATTAATATCAGTGACAGAGTCACGCTTGGTGGGGTATAGTCGATCCGTCTGTGCTGTGATTGCCCCTCCATGACTCCATTTAGTTTGCCAACacttggaacacacacacacattcttgtcCACATTGTTtatggggacattacatagacttccattcatttcgTGGATACTCACCCTGACCTCAACCATAACTACGACTACCCTGTCCctgcacaaaaatgtttttatttatttttatttttattttttgtggctCACTTCATCCTTAAAGCCAATATGTTCAGTGTGTCCCAAGAGATGGATTAAGACAGGAATCTGTCCAATATACTGATACGCTAATGTTgacacaatattcattcattatctgtaagctcaaTGTGTTGTTggtttttcacacacacatctctgaaTTCAGCTGATATCACAGATCACTAAAAAGGACCTGTTCTCCTCTTTTCTTGCAAACAGGACGATTCTACCAGCTCTACACCCTCAGTCTCCAATTCTCTGCAATCTCCATCAACTTAAGGTTCCACTACAATACCACAGACCTTACAACTCAGAACTACAACGGAGAATCCCACTAAACAAATACAAGCAGCACTGTCCTGCAGTGACTCCAGGCTTGTGGCGAAAACCCAGGAAATCcacaacatacacacaatacacatcaGTCCTGAAGCAAACCACAGACTGAAACTGTCTACAGACAGACGACGAGCGAGCAGCGACGCCTTGGACCAGGCTCTGATCTCTGATGTTTGGTGTAGCTCATCCTGAAGATGCTTAATGAAACCTGTAACCTATACTCCTTCATGTTTCCTGCCTGAGCCCGAATGCCATCACAGAAATTTGAGTCCCAGTGCTGTCCTGTGTGGAGTCACATATTTGAATCCCTTTTATAGATGCTGAATCACAGCTGTTAATGCAAGCGCGCTGAATTCCACAGTAGCATGATAAGGGGTCTGTGCCCATCTTGGCAACACAAATGTTGTCTCACCTCATTCTTCCTGAACAAATGTGACAGTTTTGTTTGTCTATCCTTCTTTGCTTTGTGGCTTTTCCCCCTTTAAATCACTCCATTTCTTGCCTTTTCTTGCCTCTATTGTGTGCTGCAGAGAAAGTGTGAGTTGAAATGTAATAAAGTCATTTCTTATGCTTGGTGTAAGTGGGTGAAGTGCTCGCGTGTTGTCTTTGAACAAACTGAACTGGATTTCAAACATTTTGCCACCAGTTTATTAGcttttaattttgttatttgcaaaaaaaattaaCGAAACATACTTAGTACACAGCCGCAAGCAGCACAGCCTGTGAAAAAGTGTTCTTATTTGAGACTTCTGTTTTCCCTTAAAGCAGTGTGAGTTTGAGTCAATATTAAGGGCTAAAGGTAAAACACACCATGTATGAAAGAGCATTCAAACTATGGACGTAAATAAAATACTATATCCCAAGCCTGATTTATGTTTTCTTAAACCTGAAACCTTCTCATTAAATAACATGACTTCGTATAAatatgttgtgtttatttacagataTAAATGATATGACCTaacaaatttaaacatctgtttgttgtaaattaataataataataataatataaataatcgTACACTTGATGCACTAAAGCTACTAACTCTGGATATGCCAAGCCATAGCATATAGTGTAAAAACATTCAAATCGACCAATGAAACAAAACCTATagcaataaatataataatatataatattcatagtgttttttttctttttcacaagAAGCGCAGGTTAGCATTGATTGACCAATGTTTGCAATAAGGAAAGGACTGGGTACACAATTTTGCAAGACTATATAAAAACTAGGCGACCAACTGTCATTGAAGTGAATCATCTAAACAGCATCCTCTTATGGAGCATGCTGTGTGTGAGAATCTTCGCCCCCTTGTGGTGCTACTCCTAacaatgagtgagtgaaagtgaTTCATAAGCCAGTTCTATTAGTTGCTTCAAAATCCCAACACCCTGGGGGTCTTTCCTTACCTCCATTTATAACCTCAATTCTTTAGATCAATCACAAAGTAAAACGGTGCCAGGACTCAAACAGTAGATGATATAAGCACCATATGGTTTGTTAAAAAGGCGTAGGGGATTAATGAGAGTGTGGAACATGTCCCGAGATCTGTCAGTCCTGTGGGATTTAGAGAGGAATGTCACATTCACCAGAACTCTAGACAGGAATGCATATAGATTAGAGACTCTGAGAGTGACCCCAAACAAAGAGCAAGGGCAGCTGGCCCAGATAATCAACAAAGCCTTTAATAAGACCCTCACTACCCACCATGCACTGCAGGAAAAGATAACGCATCTCCTCGTTATTTTCAGAAATCCAATCTAACCAGTCTTATTCTTATCAGAATACATCACATACACCCCACTATTAGTAAAGACCTCTCACTCTCTTCAGTATGAATATGTGCATCTTTCTCGTTCTTCAGATAACTGACCATTAATAAGTGTGGTCCGTCTTACCACAAGGTTACTGTCTACAGATTGCCTTAGTAAGttgacaaaattatttttagcctTTCAGTTCTGGCTCAAAAGCAGACATGAACACACACCCGCCCTATTCcattccagaaaaaaaacagaaaaacatatttagcTGTTTTATTTACCCATTAAATGAAATGGATACGAGGAGATGAGAAGAATACTACATGCTGTAGATAGATTTTCATAAAAAGAACCTTAGCACCGAGTATAATTTTATTCATTGCTAGTAAATAAGAGGTGTGAAATATGATAAAAATATATGCAGAAATATGATAGTACTCCACCAATGGTATTtacttcagtgcataaagaatGTGTGCTTTGTTGCATCacataaacatttctaaaattACTTGATAATCAGTTTGAATATCAGCAAACttccaattccaccttaaactggaGGAGTGATTTCATTCAGTGTGCACATTGGAAGTGTATATTTGTAGATTTACACAACATCTACACGTCAACTGGTCAACTGTTCAGCAGTTAGATATGCAGAAGTAACTTAATAATTTAGATATTTTAACTTGACTACATTTTAAAACTGGTCCATTTTAATGGAATTtgaatgtttattattaatatccGAGCATTCAAccccccacccaaaaaaaagaaaaaatactgACGCATGTTCTACTATAGCAGTATTTGTGTTTGCTTGCTTTAAAATGGATGTCTTATTTGAACCTAGCTGTAGCTGTAATTTTGCCGACAAGGCTCCAAATCTGATCTTCCAAAAGCACAACAATATGGTGAACAAACCTTTGAAGAGATTGATGCCAACTGCAAGGTCACTGGCCCCCTTTAAATGTGAGGTAATAAGGGCAAAAGATGTCCAAGCGCATGGAATATACTGGCACCCTCATTCACGACCCGAACCACAACTGAAACAATCCTGCAAGATGAACCCGGACCTGGCAGCACTGGCATTAAGCTAGCAACCTTCCAATCAGTAATGCTGAGACACAATCAGTGCAAACATGTTTCAGTTTATTACTGCTTGCAGTGCTCACTATGGTGTTGTGAATTTTACAACACTCAAGTTACCAATTAGTGAGCGGAGGTGTTGTATTTTGAATCCTCTAGTCTGGGACAGAGTTTGAAGTTAATCCCCAGTGCTTGGATGCAGAGGATCACAGCCTACACTGCCGGGTGTAACTAGGAGCACTTTGAGAATGTCACTAGCAGCTCTCTCAAAATCTGCTCTGACACCCCCCCACATCGAGTCCCATTCCTGTCTTGTCTTTGCCAAGTGCTATTCGGGGAGGATGATGAGATAAATACATGAGGTTGGTGCACTTGCCGGGACAGAAATatccatacatacacacaccgaACATAAATCAAATGCCAGCACAACCATGATCAGCCCAGCGTAAACACACCGCGAGCTGCCCTTGATAAGCCACACCTACTGTTATTTGTTTACTTAACCCCATCCTTGACCATTCACATCCTTCAGATGTTTGTCTGGCCTTCGTCTTTCAAGCTTTCTTGGCATTCCTTCGTACACTTACTTTATCACTCAATTTTCACTCTCACCCCTTCTGCTGTGCCTCTCTCTGTGGCCAAGTCCTCTTTGGATATGCCCCGTGTTTCTATTCCTGTCGGCGTGGTGATGTGGGCTGAGAGATGGGTGCTGGTGGCGGCAGACAGGAATCTGGTGATGACTAACCCTTTTATTTACTGAGGGCTGAGTTCACATCAGGCAATCTCGAGCAAACCAATACCCTCATCCCTCCAGCCCTGAAACTCCCAGCCAGGCTTGAGGAAAAGGGCACTGTTTGGAGGGTGCTGATGCAGAGAGGAGGGGGGTCAGatgcccccctcccctcccttttTTGTACTGGGAGTAGAGATATGCTTATCCTAGGAAAATAGAGGGGCGGATACAGGATAGTTGCCCCTTCCCTGCCAGGGTTGTTATGTTGATGTGTTTAGGGGCTGTCCACTGGTTGCAAAAGAGATGGTCAGCCCTCCCACTGGTACGTCAATCAACTATGAGCTACACATCCCAGCAGCTGCCCTCCTGAAAAGTGACCTTCTCTCGCTCATTCTGCACTGGGCAAGAAGAACAGGGGAGTCTCtcgactttctctctctctcttccatccAATTTCTCTCTTCTCTATGCACTTCTTTCTCCCAATCTCCTCTCCTTCTACCTCTCTCGTTTCACAATGAATTACTTTCTGATGTTCAGCAAGTCTCACGGTGAGGCAACGCTGTCACGGTTCCAGAAGCTGCGGCTGGAAAATAGGATGTGTGACGTTATTCTGGAAGCTCAAGGCAAGAAGTTCCCTGCTCACCGCACCTTGTTAGCCTGCTCCAGCGACTACTTCTGGTCAATGTTCCAGGAGCACAATCTGGAGTCTGGGACCTGCACTGTCACTTTACCAGCCCTGTCTTCTCCTGGCCTGGAGCAAGTGCTGGATTTCATCTATACCTCATGGATCTCACTGTCCCCATTCACTCTGGAGGACACACTGGAAGCTGCTTGCTACCTGCAGGTTACACAAGCTGTGGATCTTTGTACCGAGTACATCTTAGATCACGTATCCCTGGAAAACTGCTGCTTTTTTGCCAACGTGTCTGCCCGTTACGGCCTTATGGAGGCACTTGCAGCTGCCAACCGCTTTGTTGCAAGAAACATGGCTAGGTTTCTTGGCATCAACGGGAACATAACGGAGCTCCTGGAACTCAACTTCGAATCTTTGCAAGAGATCTTGGGAATGGAAGAGATGCCTGGAGTGAAGGAGACAACTTTGCTTCAGTTTGCTCTTGACTGGCTGAGTTACAACCCGTTACCTGCCCTGGAAAGTAATTCCTTACTCAGCCGGGTCAGATTCAGTCTTGTGCCTCCTAAAGAGCTGATACGTTTGAGTGCTCTGAAGCCAGCCTTAAAGACTCCCTTTATTCACAGCTTGGTGCAGAAAGCCCTCCATTACCATGTGCAGGGTCCCCTTCAGCCTCTACTTCAGACTGTCCATACAAACTTGAGAGCTACCACCAACAGAATACTGCTGGTAGgaggaggggcagaggcagaccgGCCCCAGACGCAGATCCAGAGCTATGATCATTGCAGCAGAAAGTTCTATCCACTGTCCATTACTATGCCAACAAAGCTTCAGTATCAAGGGGTATGTGTGGTAGGCAATTTCCTGTATGTGCTCGGAGGGGAGATGGTGGAAGTGGATGTGGAGAACGAGAAGACAGCTGTAATGACGGTCTCTGACCAAGTGTGGCGATACGACCCTCGGTTTGAGTCTTGGGAGGAGGTGGAACCACTGCTGCAGAAGAGAGCACAGTTCTCCTGCTGTGTGGTTGGGGGAGTGATTTATGCCATAGGAGGTCGAGGTCAAAGAGGAGAGCCTGCCCTGACCTCAGTGGAGAGGTACGACATGAGGGCAGGATGCTGGCGTAGTGGAGTGTCTTTGCCACATCCTGTACATGGACAAGCTTGTGCCACCATTGGCAGAGGGGTGTACATCTCTGGTGGCATCCATGGCAGCCAGACTCAGAGTAGCAAGGAAGTGCTATTTCTCAACACCCTTGACCGTGTTGCTTGGGAAAGGCGCTCTGCCATGTCCATTGCCAGATTTGGCCACCAAATGGCAACAATAAAGGACCGGATCTATGCCTTCCTGGGGCTGTACGAACCATTTTGTGACATCGAGCGCTATGATCCGGAGCAAGACCAGTGGACTCGACTGAAGCCTCTTCAGCATGACCGCTTCTGCTATGGGTTGACAGTGACCGGAGGTGGTCGTGTGCTGATGTTTGGAGGTCGAAAGTGGCAGGACGGACAGGAGGTCTGCACTCCTGATGTGCTGGAGTATGACCCGGAATATGATAGTTGGAAAAAAGTGTGTAAGCTTCCAGGCCCGCTGTGTGGGACACAGTGTGCTGTAATGACCATCCCTGATCCTGTAGAGCCATAAGAGCTCCAGTCCATTCCATATACACACAGAGAAGGTGAGGGTTTCCACTACCTGACTCTCTGCCACAAGTGACAGGGAAGGAGGAAGGATTACAGATTGTACAAAAAGTATCAATGGCACCTGTGAATGTGGGGAACCAATTTTAAAAGGCATCGGTGGAAGGGGGGCGAACTAGTTGTATGCAGACTTAGTGGACCCTAACTCTAGCAAGATGCCATCATCTGTTCCCCGTGGAAGTGGATCTGCTCCACTGGACAGAGTGATACAGAGGAATCTTGGCACTGGAGTCACTGCAGGATGACCTGAACTCTGGAAGCCACTATATCAGAGCTGTCCTCAAATCCAGACTTTGGGTacaggttccaggccaggattttagaCATGGCTGGCTGGTATGACACAATACCTGGCCAGTCAGTTACATTAGTTGCAGCTGTAGTGTCT is a window of Hoplias malabaricus isolate fHopMal1 chromosome 1, fHopMal1.hap1, whole genome shotgun sequence DNA encoding:
- the LOC136665511 gene encoding kelch-like protein 34, whose product is MVSPPTGTSINYELHIPAAALLKSDLLSLILHWARRTGTMNYFLMFSKSHGEATLSRFQKLRLENRMCDVILEAQGKKFPAHRTLLACSSDYFWSMFQEHNLESGTCTVTLPALSSPGLEQVLDFIYTSWISLSPFTLEDTLEAACYLQVTQAVDLCTEYILDHVSLENCCFFANVSARYGLMEALAAANRFVARNMARFLGINGNITELLELNFESLQEILGMEEMPGVKETTLLQFALDWLSYNPLPALESNSLLSRVRFSLVPPKELIRLSALKPALKTPFIHSLVQKALHYHVQGPLQPLLQTVHTNLRATTNRILLVGGGAEADRPQTQIQSYDHCSRKFYPLSITMPTKLQYQGVCVVGNFLYVLGGEMVEVDVENEKTAVMTVSDQVWRYDPRFESWEEVEPLLQKRAQFSCCVVGGVIYAIGGRGQRGEPALTSVERYDMRAGCWRSGVSLPHPVHGQACATIGRGVYISGGIHGSQTQSSKEVLFLNTLDRVAWERRSAMSIARFGHQMATIKDRIYAFLGLYEPFCDIERYDPEQDQWTRLKPLQHDRFCYGLTVTGGGRVLMFGGRKWQDGQEVCTPDVLEYDPEYDSWKKVCKLPGPLCGTQCAVMTIPDPVEP
- the smpx gene encoding small muscular protein isoform X2; amino-acid sequence: MSKQPSTNVKALQANLNIPMGALRPGAGHPVKRREETVDSEEAPAVSPEEKKPLPGAVKLPGPAVNLSEIQNVKNELRWVTKD
- the smpx gene encoding small muscular protein isoform X1; this translates as MRQISDCVTACSRPPRATGVYSPQRLVSPQRFSAVDSKLPVFARREERNGQKLFWRCILGLPSRLRKGSMMLYNSAKLRYLSRHHGTYLTLLKSRGSANLNIPMGALRPGAGHPVKRREETVDSEEAPAVSPEEKKPLPGAVKLPGPAVNLSEIQNVKNELRWVTKD